The genomic window CGTCATCTTCCTTTAAACTTCTTGTTCCTGATCAAATTGCACATTTCGAAAGAAAAAGCAGATTGCTTTTCAGTTTTGTCTCTTGGGCCTGCGGTCTttggtgagggtttcagttcgcAATGAAATGTACAACAAACTGATGCTgccgtttcaattccattcaaaaagctttatggaTCGACTATTGTTTTGAACGGTATTACCGATgctttatttatctttattttttgtccTTAGAGGAAGTatgtttttctttccctatgagagctttgtactttgttaatgcataatatgtgtatatatttttttatacattggtagtcaaggcgggccCCTATTGTTGtcaaggcggccgccttaaccatgcagtgctgggggaaacactgctttTTCACATCGATTACAAGATGTCTTCCAGTTCGGTATTTGTGTGGAACATTGTCATTGACGAGCAAACAAGACAGAAATTGTCTCTCAATCAATTCTCGAGATAGGTAAGCAAAAACGGGGGAACCGGCCGGGAGAACGTCAAACTGGACTCATCATGGAGGATGTAATTGTGTACGTCTCTCATAAACTTAAGCACTTATAAGTGTGAGCGTGTTAATGTCTCATCGTACTGGAGACGTAAACCCCAGCCGGGATGGTGGGCTCTGCCGAGTCAGACCGAGTGCAGCACGTGTGTGGAAAAGGACCACTGGGTAGATGTACAAGCTATCCCTGGCACTTTGTGTTTAGATGGTTGGCCCCAGTCATCCGTTGGGTCTGCATAGAACAGTTGTGCGCATTCTTggctaaagtgtgtgtgtgtgtgtgtgtgtgtgtgtgtgtgtgtgtgtgtgtgtgtgtgtgtgtgtgtgtgtgtgtgtgtgtgtgtgtgtgtgtgtgtgtgtgtgtgtgtgtgtgtgtgtgtgtgtgtgcgtgcgaatgTGGTTGCATGAGACCAACCCTGCCAAAGGCACGGAGTCATCTTATCCGTTGGTGCTCTCTCATATCCGTCATAacaatctatctctctctctctctctctctctctctcccccccccccccccccttcctgcagtGCAACCTCCTGCCGTAAACTGGACCGGAGAAGAGGACTATGAGCACAACAAACTCACCATAAGATTGGCGCCCGTAGACCTACCAGGTGCCTGGGATTACATTCTGGACTACACGAAGTGTGGGAAGAGAGTGAACAAGGTGACTCCTTCACCCACAGGGCCTCAGCATACTGCTTCTCCTGCCAGAGCCCCTCAACcacagcctgtgtgtgtaatgtgtcaGTCCCAATAAAAGGGACCCTCATAATTGGGATCCGGCTCTAGCCCAATTTGAATTATTAAATTTaaatcaggtgtgtgtgggtgacatTGTTAGCATCACCATAAGTGAGTATGACATTATTTTTGGCCCTTCTAAATCTAAAGCCCCTCGCGCGGCCGGCCTAGGTATTCTCTCCCCCTACGTTAAACCCAACACCAGAAACCTGGGTGTCATCTACGACTCAAATATCTGCTTTGACAAGCAAATTGCTGCTGTAGTCAAGAGCAGTTTTTAACAGCTCAGAGTCAATGCTAAGATGAAACCCCATTTGTCATTTCACAATCTGGAAAAAGTAATACACACTTTCATTACATCATGGCTGGATTACTGCAACTCCCTTTACCTAGGACTCCCTAAATCACTCCTCTCTCGCCTTCAGCTGGTCAAGAACTCCGCAGCAAGGCTGCTGACTGGATCCAGAAAGCGGGATCATATAACCCCCATCCTAGCTTCCCTCCACTGGTCTCCCATCCAGCAcagaattcattttaaaacccTACTTATGGTTTTGAAAGCCCTAAATGGCCTGGCCCCGCCCTACATCACGGAGCTCATCCACCGCCACTCAGCTCCCAGGTCCCTTAGATCATGTAGCATGGGTCTCCTGAACGTTCCACGCACTAGGTTAAAACAGAGGGGCGACAGGACTTTTGATGTGGCTGCCCCCCGCCTTTAGAACGAACTGCCGCCTTCAATTAGAGACGCTCCTTCCGTCACCATTTTTAAATCTAGGCTCAAAACAcacctcctctccctggcctttcctccccttttgtgatatgttgtttatttttatgtttttcatgtactgtctatgtatgtggtatGTGTTCTTTTATATGCCTTTTGGCACCATGGACGGCACTTTGGCCAgtgaaaactgtttttaaatgtgccttatgaatacattttacttacttaccTACTTACCATTATTAGCACCACCATTGTTATCTTCACCATTGTTAGCTTCGCCGTGGGTAGCTCCACCATTGTTAGCTCCGCCGTGGGTAGCTCCGCCGTGGTTAGCTCCGCCGTGGTTAGCTCCGCTGTTGTTAGCTTCACCGTGGGTAGCTCCACCGTGGGTAGCTCCGCCGTTGTTAGCTTCATCGTGGGTAGCTTCACCGTTGTTAGCTTCACCGTGGGTAGCTCCACCGTGGGTAGCTCGACCGTGGGTAGCACCACCATTGTTAGCTTCACCATTGTTGGCACCACGATTGTTGGCCCCACCATTGTTAGCGTCCTCTCCGGTGGAGCTGGGTTTGGTTGGTGGTTCTGCGGCTCTGTGGACCTCCCGTATCACTATTGCCTTCCAGGGCCTTGCATTTGTTGGCATTTCATCATGCGTTGTTCTTTGATGCCCGGGGTGTAGCCGCTTCATTCACCTAGCGTCCATACTGGTTTGAAACCCATATCCTAGCGGCCATATTGGTTTGAAACCCAAAACCTAGTGGCCATATTGGTTCCAAGCTAGCTGAGTGGGGCAACTGAATGCAGATTCTGCATTCAGTTGCCCCACTCAGCTAGCTTCGAGCCGATCCGCCACTAGGTGGCCCAGAGACAACACGCTAACTGTCTAAACCTTCCGTTCCCTCCCAGACTATGTCTCATGTAAGCGACCACATAGTTCTGCTGTTGGATCACTGTGCCTTTAACATCACCATGAAGGCCAAGGACCGTGAAGGGCATGGAGAGAGCCTCCCAGGGCCATACAGAGTGTACGGTACGGCCTACCCGTCTCTTCTCCATCTTATCATACTAAATACATCATCCAACATGTCTCTATACATAGCATAACTATTCAAGAGGTTCAGTCACCGCAATGCCTGTTGTTATGATAAATATGAGagatcttaaaggttgggtatgggatttgcgaaacgccagcagattttgaaaatacacaactcaaatggtcctaccccctctccttcaacgctgactctgactccacccattcaaAGTACATGgacgagcgaacacagatgcgcgagagcgagccattagctagttagctagctccagtagctaccgcaggataacaacaaacagaagcttgctctgggtcacgagctttgagtacgtgcacgaaggggtcgcgcgggggagggggagtgcagtacgaccgtttgattgacgtacttactgtccaatgcaactcggtggctctggaaatcattggctggagtttttcgagccctgcccgttccacagatgattgacttgtttaattttcatgtcagtacttctaactcagtggctgtaagtgggttatgataaggatttcaagtaattttgcaaaaatggccaaaaaagcgaattccatacccaacctttaacagtGTGGTCATTTAAAAATTGCAAGACAGATATTGCTGCGATCTGTTTTTTTGTGCAAAGATTGTGATTGTAAATTGGTAGTGACGTTTTCATTGTgttgggtcggcttagctcaggaggtagagcagttgtccccggctcctcctagcgtgttgatgtgtccctgagcaagcacttaaccctaactgctcctgacgagctggctgtcgccttgcatggttgactctgccgttggtctgtcaatgtgtgtattaactgatgtaagtcgctttggataaaagcgtctgctaaatgccctattGTAATTGTGTTAATGAATTGCGTGCGCAGGTAAAAACACAAACCCAGACACGGCGCTGATCTTGGCCTGCACCCTCATTCCAGGGGCGGTGGTTGTAATCGTGGTGATGGCCTTTGTTTGTTTCAGGAGGTAGGTCAAATCAACTGTGGGAGTGTGTACATCTCTCTTTTAGAATAATCGTTAAATCCGACGTTTCGCATTTTTTGCAAAGAAACATCTCACCGTCGGCCTCCGTTCCTTTCAGGCACAGCGAGAGCATCTTCCCGCAGGTTCCAGCGCCTCAGGACTTCCTCCCGGACATGCTGAAGAACAACAACGATAAGGTAAGACCGGTCTGTTGTGGAAGGTGCTCAGCTGAGAGGTGGACCGTCACCACCGGTGACCCGAGAACCTCCCTCGGACACATTGTGTGTTTAGGGGCAACTCTGTATGGCTTCCTGCTATACACAGGGACAAACgcagagagtgagcgagagagtggaCAGGGTAGGGGGAGGATGTGTTAATTGTGCAAAAGGCAGATAGCAGAAGTGCTGATGGCTCAAGAGCCTTGCGCAAAACCCACGCAGAGATCAGGGGAGACGGCCTCGTGCGGGTGTGTACATGATGGAATAACGGTGCTCAATAGATAGGATAAACGTGTTGATGTCATGTTGGTCGTTGTTTTGATTGGAAGTGGATTTGTTTTTATACATTTAACATCATGTCTATATTTCTTTAATTCTCTATCAAAGTTAGGGTCGTTACTTAGTTTTAGAAGCATTCGTGTTTTGCCAAAATGTCTGCCAAAATGTTTTTGCCAAAATGTCTTCCCTATTATTCACCCTATATCGAACAGGCTTATATCCAATACTTTTCAATTACTTGGAAATCTACATAAATATAAGCAACAAATATCTtactttaaaaatgtatttaaattatgAGTTCAACCCAGTTTGGTTATTCATGTCtgtatttattgtttatctctGAATTATAATTGGTGCTCACCAGATTCACAAGGCGATTTATGTTCCTGCGCCAGAAGAGGAGCCACAAAACGTCAGGTTTGACACCAGGCCTGAATCCAGATCAGACATGTCGTCATGACGGACAAAGCGCCAAGTTGTCTGCGAAAAAGGCCGTCTGCCCGGAAGCAGCTAATTTTAGAGCTATATAATAAAAAGGGGAACAAAAGTCAAAGCAGCAGTTGAGAACAGAGTTGACATCACGCACAGAGGATGTCACCTCTGTGCGTAACATTTGGTGCTGCGTGAGCAGgcaaatcactttttttttgtatcgtatTTATtaaatagacctctgaagaataagcaAGTCCTCCGAGGCTCCTGGTTCtttgggttttggattgtcggtgccgttaaggTAGTCACCGATTATCaatgctactttaacggcaccgacaaatcgacaatccaaaaaccaagtggaatctagatggaaaaagtctgtagttcaaaacgtgagcagcttttacttctttgccacctacagagtttgctACGTACGACCATTCAAcccccatgttatttcccattgACATTTGACCGACAGAacc from Gadus morhua chromosome 17, gadMor3.0, whole genome shotgun sequence includes these protein-coding regions:
- the il13ra1 gene encoding interleukin-13 receptor subunit alpha-1 isoform X3, translating into MEGGLLELNLSAHCGDRTSAPVSTNLTFPELVKDFKCALHSRTSLNCTWRPAQQVADVHLYYWTGDRFGSAASEPKENCATTFDLVECPVYQTDANGSRTGCVLHNDLPCETFGNSPTQPTQYGFSCRFVRFLFNNTVDGTLARNTFEKTPSEHMQPPAVNWTGEEDYEHNKLTIRLAPVDLPGAWDYILDYTKCGKRVNKTMSHVSDHIVLLLDHCAFNITMKAKDREGHGESLPGPYRVYGKNTNPDTALILACTLIPGAVVVIVVMAFVCFRRHSESIFPQVPAPQDFLPDMLKNNNDKIHKAIYVPAPEEEPQNVRFDTRPESRSDMSS